In the Triticum aestivum cultivar Chinese Spring chromosome 2B, IWGSC CS RefSeq v2.1, whole genome shotgun sequence genome, agattcagaagaggaagaggaagaagatactgcaccagcacccaagtcagaaaagcttatgggagatgcaatcaagtcaagggctgcatctaagcccaaacctgctgctcaaaccaccaagtctgcacccaagagaagcaccagaaacatccTAGCTGAAGAGAAGAAcgaggccccagtgcctgaagttgatgaagaagatgctgaagcccaagtgctgagaaagctcaaaccaaagattccagaccacaatgacactcatccagtggcagaggacatgaacatcagaaaggatacatgtctgagactttggaggaagaatgatccttatgctgtgagaaGGAGAACTACTGTGGACTATagattccacaccaaagaacagcaagacttctatgagaccattcttcttaacaagaagccaattgtctgtgatatgagatgggttgattgggaatatatcaaagagaatgaagatcactttctaggtgtatatgacagcttcaaagcttgtggagttgacaagtttgttagacagaagctcaccaaatggaatgatgagctgatcatgcaattctactccactgctcatttctatccagatggaaggatattgtggatgtctgaaggtacatgGTACCAGTCAACTATTGAATAATGGGAAaagttgatcaatgctccagaagaccatgaggatgatttggatgtgtatgccaagaataagaaagaccacaactccatggcaagtacgtataaggaaattcctgatgaagccctggaaactcataagttgggctcagtgaaatacttgttgtctggtctgcctactatcaacaccatcttaaggcatactctattgcccaaatctggagatcataggatgataaaaggacattcaatcaacttgctgcacattttttatgtccctcaaaaattcaaggtcatgagtctgattgtagagacaatcaagaggacatctGTTGACCATAaaaggtcttgtgggtatgctccacacattcaggtgctcatcaactcaaagatgggcacaggcacttacttgttggacaaggagcacttacctctcaagccagaatttgaagacaacacagttgtcatggatgagaatgaaccttcatcagtgcaagcacaagagaagagagcaaaagcAAAGGCAGAAAAAGTTGCAaggatgccaagtgctgaagaggcatctcaagtgttcttgaagagcaaacaagatcaacttggatttctAATCCAAtctaccttgaggattgagaagggcttgaccaccctgactcaaaattaggagagcttggaaaggatcattgaacaaaaattctatgatcttgatatgaaagtcactgagatacagacagtagttgagcagctccaagaggaagtagaggagaagaaaggaaaggcaactacagaagcttttcagtatgtgccaagaggtcagaggtcagctgcagtgccagtaccTGATACTAGGGCTACTACATTAGCACCAgcagctacaacttcagtgccacctctagcagccactccagcagctccagctacatcgacaaaagccttcgtccttggagtcatctctacactaCCTCAcggagaccaagcctgagagacgcatagcactatgaatatttgaactttttggtaacttgtttccaaagggggagaaatatgtatagatcataggcttcgagagagagtgttgctttttttgtctctcttgctacttgtttggttgaactttattgtgtgatTGTTTCATACCTTATGTCCttatgtgagatacttgtatgatcatgtgtttgatcatatgctactttaatgtgtgcttggatgatattatctcttatatccatatatgatcattcactttgcttggtgatgagtgcatgcttttaattgctatcattttgagcgctccaccaagatgtatgtgacatggaagagtaacccatgatactaatcgattgtgcatttgcattcaaaagcaaatcttaaataatgcacagatttagggggagctcttgcttatcacatacttctcaaagagacgatgtatttaaatcttattatcatttgtcgaagctttgatctatatgttgtcatcaattaccaaaaagagggagattgaaagtgcaactatccctgggtggttttggtaatgattaacaacaaatagctcattgaactaatgctatttcaagatgaatattttaggaaagttgaatgattggcatggcatggattaggaatgtggacccctcaaaatgctaaggacaaaggattggctcaagctctaaagctgaagactctacattttacttttagtgatccaagatcacattgagtccataggaaaagccaagactattaaaaggggatgaggtgttgcttaatggtttgcttgctcaaaatgcttaatgatatgctccaaaaaccctcaaccactttctcatatccacatatgtcccaaaccaaaagtcaaactcggccccaccgatttgatctatccgacgccaccgtgttcatttgacatagcaactgctagaaaccctagtcacttcgatctcaccgatagggatctcggtctcaccgagatgggattgcaaactctctgtttcccttcattacatttcggtctcaccgggatgagcgaatcggtcccatcgagtttgcctggcaaactctctggttagcttattaccaaagtcggtcccaccgagattacgttatgccctaaccctaaagaaatcggtcccaccgagttgacatgtcggtcccaccgaaatgcctaacagtcacattatgaactaaatcggtctgaccgagttttctgattcgttcccaccgagtttagtaaattgtgtgtaacggttaggttttgtgtggaggctatatatacccctccaccctctcctcattcatgggggaaagccatcagaacatgactacacttccaacattcattttctgatagagaaccacctactcatgtgttgaggccaagatattccaatcctacaatttgaatcttgatctctagccttccccaagttacttttcactcaaatcatctttccaccaaatcctatcatatgagagagagttgagtgtttgggagactatcatttgaagcacaagagcaaggagttcatcatcaacacaccatatattaccttttggagagtggtttctcctagattggttaggtgtcacttgggagcctctgtcaagattgtggagttgaaccaaggagtttgtacgggcaaggagatcgcctacttcgtgaagatctaccctagtgaggcaagtccttcgtgggcgatggccatggtgggatagacaaggttgcttcttcgtggaccctccgtgggtggagccctccgtggactcgtgcagccattacccttcgtgggttgaagtctccatcaacatggatgtacgatagcaccacctatcggaaccacgccaaaaatctccgtgtcaacattgtgtttgctccctccaaactcctccctttaccttcatatgcaatgatttacattccgctgctatactcttagaatttcatgtgtaggttgattgcttgacttgtgctaagttgctaaaatctgccaagacttaaaattgggaaaaggctagatttttatttggtcaagtagtctaatcaccaccccctctaggcatactttcgatcctacacacatACGCTAAATCCACATACACATAAGGAGATACAACGATTCAAAGTCAACACAAGAGGGTACAAAGGGTAGCTAGTTCATTCCAATCCTTGAAGGAGAGAGGtgttgaatcctagaaggatcttcccatgaaaggggtcttgaatccacttgggggatcttctcacatggaggtcttgaactccatgggagtggtaaatggatgagcaaagctctatcttaAATGAGCTCTagactttgctaaccctaactcgAGGTGGGAGAAGAGTATATTAGTCTGGTGGGAgagaggggtacatgggcctcagcccgagTCTCTGCACGCAGGCAGGTACCGGACGTCTGGTGGGTTCCGGTCGTCCGATGGCTTGCGGGCGTCCCGACGTCTGGAAGTCGTCAAATTTTCGACGTTTCTTCGTTGGACATGTGGCACCAGATATTCGGCCATGGTCGGTCATCCGGTGGCTGACGAGTGTCGGATggccggtgttcgtcggtcgtgttTTTTCAATTAgttcctgatcatgcatagcacgcacatttgaggtagtagccatgtctcacatgcggaAAGTGAAGGTCCAAAGAATAGCAAGTTAACCTTGGATTTGATTGCTCTTGCACGAGCTCTTGTCATCGGTCCACTCGTGCCTCGGATGACAATGACGTGTCCAtagggatgaccgtaggatgcttcACGTCACATGTATTATAGAGAAATCACTTGGAGGGGAGAACACTAAATGGAAATGTAACTAATGTGATCATGTTGTTTTGAGTAGTTACTCTAGAGGTTCTACTAATTTGCTGAAGGAGGCAGGGAGCCATGGAATCCAAGCATGTACAGAGGTGACAATTGACATTCTGAATTCAACTCTATACTTTATGTTTTGTAAGTTAGGAGGAGAGGGATTGTGTGCATCGATAATTTCCACTGATCGTGCACTACGCACATATATAGATAAAGGGGGTGCGTCTGGTGTCTTGTCTTCCAAGATACAACAAATTGCAGAGGGGAGAGAGACATGACAGGTGCAATGTACAAAACGCAGACCTATATTTTTTCTTGCGAGAAGACCTATATACGTATATGCAAAGAGTGCATGTTCAACATGTTGATTGGATTAAAAAATAGTAAAACATATCCCCACATTGACACTTTTTCAAAATGATGAATTTATATATCCGTATAGTCTTATGCCAATACTTGTATCAGTGAGATTTATGTGTTCGCGTTACTGAGCGACAAGCCACGGTGTTGCGACCACGAGTGGTGTTGTTGCGATGACAAATCATAGGCAACAAGCCACAGTGTTGCGACCACGAGTGGTGCTGTTGctgttaggatttaattaatcctATTAATCCCTGCTTTTTCTGACAAAGGCGGTTGCCTCATGTCCCTTCGGACACACCCCCTTCAAGGGCTATATATATGTGTAATCCCATCGTCAATGAGAATAACCATTCACTTTACATCTCTATCTCTTGTCTTTCTCTTTCTCTAGTTAAAACAGTTGCGATGACAAATCATGGCCAACAACCCACGGTGTTGCGACCACGAGTGGTGCTGTTGCGATGACAAATCATGGGCAACGTAACAATTGATGGAGGAGCACCGTCGAAAATGCCAAAGAAGCAAGCGCGGAGCTCTGCTGAGAGCGGCAAGCCGATGTTGCGACTGCGGATGGTGCTGCTGCGACGGGCGACATAACAGCTGGAGGAAAAAAAATCGCGGCATGGTGTGTGGCGAGAGACGAACGGGACCTACGATCCTGAGCATACACGCAGCTGCCATCGACGGCTAGGGAGACCGATCGATCAACCGACGCCAAGCGCCCTCCGTTTGCTCGAGGCACCATGTCTACTCTTTCTTCATCATGCAAAAGCACGCTGCGAAAAATAGTCAAATAGTCATTTTGCCCAGTACAGAATATTCAGTTTTCTACAGGGATTAGAGCCATCGCAACGGATAGGTTCGGAGCAGCTACTGCAACTATTTAGTTCAACGCGGTAGATATCCAGCAACACACTCTGGGTGGAGTATCGAACTGACAAGTTAGTAAGAAGCAGTCTCATCATCTCGGGTAGGAGGACGGTGAGTCAGGTAATGTTACCTCCGCCCAAACTCAGTGAGACGGTACAGATGCGTTAGGCCATTCCCAGAGAACTTCATAAGGTTGATGCGAATCATCCTCGTTCCGGGAAGATTCACCTTGATCTCTCGCCATTCTTCTGAAAACAGCAATCTGGGAAGCATAGCCAGGTTCGTCGCTCGAGCCGCCAACGCCACTGAACTCCACACTGTAGTTGTGGCTTGCAGCGAGGACAGTAGCCCAGCGCTGGAACTGGGACCTCGTCCATTCGAACTTGTGGTCATGGTTGCGGAACTTGCAAGGTCCAGCGTCTTGTTCCTGCTCCTCTTCTTTGTTTGGCAAAGCTGACCTCTGGAGGATAGGGTTGTATTCGTAGTTGGGTGTGGAAACAATGAGTACCGCCGGACAGAATGAACTCAATACAACGTTGCCAAATAAACTTGCTTGGTCCTCCTCCACATGCTCAATCACCTGCAGTTTACTTCGGTTAGTCGAAAAAAGTCCCTAAACAAAACAACAAGATATGTAGAAGCATTTCCGGGTACATTTTATGTAGCATGGGTACTGATTACAAACGTCCTTCAGATATGTTGTCTTACACATAAAGGAACTAACTCCCGCGTTCACTCCTACAGTAATTCTACATCAAATCCACATCAGGAACAACCCATATGCCGAGATCAATTCTAGAACAAAACCAAGCATAACATTTTATATAACAAAACCAAACAAGAAGATAGAAACAGTTCAAAAGGAGTACTCAGCTACCTCAAGACAGGTGCCAATATCAAACCCATATAAGCGAGAATCAAAATCTGTTACTGATCCATGATAGAGCACAGCTGTTGGAACACTACTTTGTAACAAGAGTTTCTTGCTAAGCTTCTGATGAAGGCTCTGCAATGTCAGATAGAGGTGAAACAAATCCAAATATAAATCattgaaaaggaaaaaaatggtTCAAAGAGTAAACAATTATTAGAACATGACTTTGAACCTTTGCCGCTCTCGTAAGACCCTTTCGAGAAATATCAACACCAACAATTTTTTCAAGGGTTGTTGGATGCTCTAACAGTGAGTCAAGAAGGCTACCAGATCCACAACCAAAATCAACCTGAAAAATTCAGCTTTAACAGTGACAAGCCAATACTTGTAAATAAGGAACTAGGATGAAAGTAACATTCACCAATGTTGTAGCATGCAGCTGGTTGATGTGCCGAACAGCAAATTCAACCCTCTGTTTAGATAAAGGGGGATTGAACAAGGCCTTCTCCATTCTATCTTCTAAAGGTTCAGTTACTTGCAACACCTTTACGGAGAACTCCAAGACGCAGCTGTCTGCAAAGATGTTCAAAATGTAGAAAGGATGTTGAAGCCCGATTCCAACAATCGTAGATAACTGTCAGATTGAGCTATTGATATAGGTAGCTCACCTCTACATATCTTGGAAAGGTCCGGTGACAACTCACAAGCTGCAGCCAGGCTCAAATCCCTATCAGACAGTTGATCTACAAAGCATGCACTTTGATTAACTGAGAGTTGGGTTGCACATGATTCAAGCTGATTCCTAACAGCTCCAGCCCCTATCTCAAATTCAAACTCATTATTGACTTCTAGGAGATATCTCTTTCTGCTGTCCTTCATAAACAGCTGAACACTGCAGCTTATGCAAGCCAACGATCCATGGGATGGAAAAACGCCAGAATCTTGACCATCAATGTATGTTAAAAATGCACCGCTTTCAAGCTGCTGATATGATGTATCCATAGAAAAATATCCAACTGCGCTGCATGTTCTTGAATCACCACCACTTGTCTTGCCATAGACAGATAAGCACATTGCAAATTCTTGTAAAAATATATTCGGATATATCGTGAAGCCATCAGTGCTCTTAGGAAGATTTAGCTTCTCCACAGGCGTGTTCAGCTGCTTAAAATAACGATTGAACCAAATCAAGACCTTCAACGCAGAATTCTGAATAGCATCAGTTTCCTTGCTCCAGCTACAATCTGTAGAATACTCTAGTAAAAGGTCCCTCTTCTTTGAATATATTTTGACAGAGCACTTGAACATGTCTGGGTTTTCCTTGGCAATCCTTCCATCATTTGCGCACTGATTTCCTGCGGTTGCTTTTGGTGACCCCATCTCTTCAGAGCCCACAGCTGATCCTA is a window encoding:
- the LOC123044943 gene encoding small RNA 2'-O-methyltransferase, producing MPTATATATPTPKAVIHQRYGAKAVYRVDEVREAVDGVCPGLALPQSTRCVYRCQLDIPGVLSVSTPGTFVRKKDAEQGAAQIAIEKLGIQPTSNIPNTPEEAWEELISRISYFFTDENFPTSSHPLVGHLSVTLRRTGDFLGKIPISAIVACDVKVHTLCKIIDPKAEFDPLLVLSMIYNAAKQSPGVSVSNRNFWIQSQRPYSSEAVDLALQCWSGISDPIRVEAVLIPCAVEDEPKMVSLNISENEHYMGDIALKLSATDSSHVLVSRTVDKASSEMRFYFPAPDVQFVSDLSKQLVDDRGDRNMNCVINKRASYISGQTIYGDAVLANVGYTRRDTELQTDHVNLCTYYRILLRKLPDGIYKISKDSILVAELPCVYTRTSWKGPSPRDLLCSFCRLQRLSEPYFAANRVSASCNVLGSAVGSEEMGSPKATAGNQCANDGRIAKENPDMFKCSVKIYSKKRDLLLEYSTDCSWSKETDAIQNSALKVLIWFNRYFKQLNTPVEKLNLPKSTDGFTIYPNIFLQEFAMCLSVYGKTSGGDSRTCSAVGYFSMDTSYQQLESGAFLTYIDGQDSGVFPSHGSLACISCSVQLFMKDSRKRYLLEVNNEFEFEIGAGAVRNQLESCATQLSVNQSACFVDQLSDRDLSLAAACELSPDLSKICRDSCVLEFSVKVLQVTEPLEDRMEKALFNPPLSKQRVEFAVRHINQLHATTLVDFGCGSGSLLDSLLEHPTTLEKIVGVDISRKGLTRAAKSLHQKLSKKLLLQSSVPTAVLYHGSVTDFDSRLYGFDIGTCLEVIEHVEEDQASLFGNVVLSSFCPAVLIVSTPNYEYNPILQRSALPNKEEEQEQDAGPCKFRNHDHKFEWTRSQFQRWATVLAASHNYSVEFSGVGGSSDEPGYASQIAVFRRMARDQGESSRNEDDSHQPYEVLWEWPNASVPSH